A genomic stretch from bacterium includes:
- the accB gene encoding acetyl-CoA carboxylase biotin carboxyl carrier protein has product MDYKEIKRVIALMKKEELLEFEYEKEGTKLRIVRGHPAQVQMPLIPHFPGTQPVPKQLALDSGTKPAEEKAAEVKPDNLVTITSPMVGTFYRAPAPDAAPFVEIGDIVEENKTLCILEAMKLMNELKSEFRCKIIDVLVKNAQPVEFGQPLFKVEKL; this is encoded by the coding sequence ATGGACTACAAAGAGATTAAACGGGTTATTGCGCTGATGAAAAAAGAGGAACTGCTTGAGTTCGAATATGAAAAGGAAGGAACGAAACTCCGGATTGTTCGTGGTCATCCCGCACAAGTCCAAATGCCATTAATACCACATTTTCCTGGAACGCAACCTGTGCCGAAACAACTTGCACTTGACTCCGGAACAAAACCAGCTGAAGAGAAAGCGGCAGAAGTTAAACCAGATAATCTGGTAACCATAACTTCACCTATGGTAGGAACATTTTATCGGGCACCAGCACCAGACGCAGCGCCGTTCGTCGAGATTGGCGATATCGTCGAAGAGAATAAAACGCTCTGTATCCTAGAAGCGATGAAGTTAATGAATGAGTTGAAATCTGAATTCCGGTGTAAAATCATCGACGTTTTAGTTAAGAATGCGCAACCAGTTGAATTCGGTCAACCGTTATTTAAAGTTGAAAAGCTATAA
- a CDS encoding DedA family protein, whose product MQWIRRLYDWVLHWAETPYASWALFWLAFAESSFFPVPPDVLLIALSISIPKKAFRYAAICSVGSVIGGIFGYFLGYAFFDLLGKPILSWYGYGAQEKYQLIQQLYQKYDFWAVSIAGFTPIPYKVFTIAAGVFQINFGMFCFASLLSRSARFFLVAALLWKFGPPIRYFIEKYFNLLTIIFVLLVILGFIILKYYI is encoded by the coding sequence TTGCAGTGGATTAGACGATTATACGATTGGGTTCTACATTGGGCGGAAACACCGTATGCGAGTTGGGCATTATTCTGGCTAGCGTTTGCCGAATCTTCGTTTTTTCCTGTTCCGCCAGACGTTTTGCTGATAGCGTTATCGATTTCGATACCGAAAAAAGCGTTTCGCTACGCAGCAATCTGTTCAGTCGGGTCAGTCATCGGCGGGATATTCGGTTATTTTTTAGGATATGCTTTTTTCGACCTGCTCGGAAAACCGATTTTGAGCTGGTATGGATACGGGGCGCAGGAAAAATATCAGCTGATTCAACAGTTATATCAAAAATATGATTTCTGGGCAGTGAGTATTGCCGGATTTACTCCTATCCCCTATAAAGTATTTACGATAGCGGCAGGCGTATTCCAGATAAATTTTGGAATGTTCTGTTTCGCTTCACTCTTGAGTCGGTCAGCGCGATTTTTTCTCGTTGCAGCGTTACTCTGGAAATTCGGACCGCCAATTCGATATTTTATTGAAAAATATTTCAATCTCCTTACCATAATCTTTGTTCTACTTGTTATCTTAGGGTTTATTATACTAAAATATTATATCTAA
- the ispH gene encoding 4-hydroxy-3-methylbut-2-enyl diphosphate reductase: protein MPIILAKTAGFCMGVRRAMNLVLDAVNKDNTDIYTVGPLVHNHQAVEMLRNRKVNIIENLDNLPAGKVFIRAHGVTPEVRQRLEQPNVEVVDATCPFVRSAQLIIDKYAKQGYACIIIGDVGHPEVVGLLGYAQGNGYVVSTESDIANLPMLDKVCVVAQTTQSSDRFHRLVEKIKEKIPNAVIHNTVCSSTDERQTETLELAKQVDAMIVVGGRHSANTKRLVEIAQSTGTPTYLVETSDELNPTEIQKYHTIGITAGASTPHWVILNVVRTVKRIKRESGGVVYRATSSLFRFLIDTHLYLGLGAAALTYACGILQGFVPEWRYLLIAFFYICSMHIFNSFTDKTAKEYDQPERVLFRRRFRIPLLWFASGSALVSLGIALSLGWIPISILLVASLGGLFYSLQMIPKSLQKTVRYRSFKAIPGSKDVFMSIAWVMVTVIIPFLSQTKYRIEMDDMIAALFAFSIVFIRSIMFDLKELEGDRIIGKETLPIILGRKKTNAMINGLLILLCLLLMLSYLVKWTTFVSLVFLGTIGYIFFYRYLHKTKTIGEELLFETIVDGQFLLTGILAYVAQLSLPGYI from the coding sequence ATGCCGATAATTTTAGCGAAAACCGCTGGGTTTTGTATGGGAGTCCGGCGAGCAATGAATTTAGTACTCGATGCCGTGAATAAAGATAACACTGACATTTATACCGTTGGACCGTTGGTACATAACCATCAAGCGGTAGAAATGCTCAGAAACCGTAAAGTGAATATTATCGAAAATTTAGATAATCTTCCTGCAGGGAAAGTGTTTATTCGCGCCCATGGGGTAACGCCGGAAGTTAGACAACGGTTAGAACAGCCGAATGTCGAAGTGGTAGATGCAACGTGTCCGTTTGTTCGGAGTGCGCAACTTATCATAGATAAATATGCAAAACAGGGATATGCCTGTATTATTATCGGCGATGTCGGTCATCCGGAAGTTGTCGGACTGCTTGGATATGCTCAAGGAAACGGGTATGTAGTTTCAACCGAATCGGATATCGCAAACTTGCCTATGCTTGATAAGGTTTGTGTCGTAGCGCAAACGACGCAAAGTAGTGACCGGTTCCATCGACTCGTTGAAAAAATTAAAGAAAAAATACCGAATGCGGTTATCCATAATACGGTCTGTAGTTCTACAGATGAACGGCAAACGGAAACGTTAGAACTGGCTAAACAGGTAGATGCAATGATTGTCGTTGGTGGTCGGCATAGTGCGAATACAAAACGACTCGTAGAAATCGCTCAATCTACCGGTACCCCAACGTATCTGGTTGAAACCAGTGATGAACTTAATCCGACTGAAATCCAGAAATATCATACTATCGGGATAACAGCTGGCGCTTCAACTCCGCATTGGGTGATTCTGAATGTGGTTCGAACGGTTAAACGGATTAAACGCGAATCCGGTGGAGTCGTTTATCGCGCAACAAGTTCATTGTTTCGTTTTCTGATAGATACCCATTTATATCTGGGATTAGGTGCAGCAGCATTGACCTATGCCTGCGGTATCCTGCAAGGATTCGTTCCTGAATGGCGATATTTACTTATTGCGTTCTTTTACATCTGTTCAATGCATATTTTCAATAGTTTTACGGATAAAACTGCTAAAGAATACGACCAGCCGGAACGGGTTCTATTCCGCCGGCGGTTTCGGATACCGCTACTATGGTTTGCCAGCGGTTCCGCATTGGTTTCTTTAGGGATTGCGCTAAGTTTAGGTTGGATTCCCATCAGTATCCTTTTGGTAGCAAGTTTAGGCGGACTATTTTATAGTCTGCAGATGATTCCGAAAAGTTTGCAAAAAACCGTCCGCTACCGTAGCTTTAAAGCGATTCCTGGGTCGAAAGATGTGTTTATGTCCATTGCGTGGGTTATGGTAACCGTGATTATTCCGTTTCTATCGCAAACGAAATATCGTATTGAAATGGACGATATGATTGCGGCATTATTTGCGTTCAGTATCGTGTTTATCCGTTCGATTATGTTTGACCTGAAAGAACTAGAAGGCGACCGAATTATCGGGAAAGAAACACTGCCGATTATCCTTGGAAGAAAGAAGACAAATGCGATGATTAACGGTTTGCTGATTTTATTATGTCTCCTGCTTATGCTATCATATCTGGTCAAATGGACTACGTTTGTAAGTCTAGTTTTCCTAGGAACGATTGGGTATATTTTCTTCTATCGCTATTTACATAAAACGAAAACTATTGGAGAAGAACTATTATTTGAAACGATTGTTGACGGTCAGTTTCTGTTAACTGGCATCTTAGCATATGTAGCCCAGTTGAGTTTACCTGGGTATATCTAA
- a CDS encoding protein-L-isoaspartate(D-aspartate) O-methyltransferase, giving the protein MNFAQQRQIMVQTQLIRRGITDTRVLAAMGKVPREKFVPIELQKSAYEDCPLSIGEGQTISQPYMVAIMTQCLELHGTEKILEIGTGSGYQTAILAELAQSVISIERIATLADQARARLAELGYTNITVICADGTLGYPAEQPYAGIIVTAGAPKIPQTLIDQLQPGGKLVIPVGNRFSQTLTVVEKKVKGYKTRTVCGCVFVPLLGQEGWHLEAENLDD; this is encoded by the coding sequence ATGAATTTTGCACAACAACGACAGATAATGGTTCAAACCCAACTTATCCGTCGGGGGATAACCGATACTCGGGTGCTGGCAGCAATGGGAAAGGTTCCCCGAGAAAAATTTGTCCCGATTGAACTGCAAAAATCAGCGTATGAAGATTGTCCGTTATCTATCGGAGAAGGACAAACAATCTCGCAGCCATATATGGTAGCGATTATGACCCAATGTCTCGAATTACACGGAACAGAAAAAATCCTTGAAATTGGTACCGGTTCCGGATATCAGACGGCGATATTAGCCGAACTAGCGCAATCGGTTATCTCAATTGAACGGATTGCAACACTAGCGGATCAGGCGCGAGCTCGACTTGCAGAACTGGGATATACCAATATTACTGTGATTTGTGCGGATGGCACGCTAGGCTATCCAGCAGAACAACCGTATGCGGGTATCATAGTTACCGCTGGTGCGCCGAAAATACCGCAGACCTTGATTGACCAACTACAACCTGGTGGAAAACTGGTTATTCCCGTTGGCAACAGATTTTCACAAACGTTAACGGTAGTTGAAAAGAAAGTAAAAGGATATAAAACGCGAACGGTTTGCGGTTGTGTTTTTGTTCCGTTACTCGGGCAAGAAGGGTGGCATTTAGAAGCAGAGAACTTAGACGACTGA
- a CDS encoding undecaprenyl-phosphate glucose phosphotransferase produces the protein MPRKEQEPQLQLLLVISDIIVIIVSFYLAFWLRFYSGLIPVTKGPPNIPIYLRALFFTLVIWIFIFNHYGLYQLTVQMNFFRTSSRLVQSVLTGSILLMAVTFLFRTLELSRWMVFLGLLFNLIGLHISRFLLKKYFLYLQQQSGRITRILIVGTGSTARFLAEKLKQSPVYQFLGFVEESNSGNSNTIPMDEPILGSVDTLEQLTSQHQVNEVLIASSKLSHDQILDLMLKCEQQNIRFRFVPDLLEIITNRVVVDELDGFPLFTVKETPLTGWNVLVKRGFDIVGSLLGLIVLGWLMLIIAYLIKRDSPGKVIYTQERIGADGKRFLIYKFRTMVENAEAETGPVWAKRNDPRCTKIGSFLRKHNLDELPQLFNVLKGEMSLVGPRPERPYFVDQFKNRIPRYMLRHKVKSGMTGWAQVNGWRGDSSIEERTKYDLYYIENWSILFDIKILFLTLFARKNAY, from the coding sequence ATGCCACGGAAAGAACAAGAACCACAACTTCAACTCCTGCTCGTTATTTCTGATATTATCGTAATCATCGTATCGTTTTATTTAGCCTTCTGGCTCCGATTCTATAGCGGGCTTATTCCCGTTACTAAAGGACCACCGAATATCCCGATATATTTACGGGCATTATTCTTTACCTTAGTTATCTGGATATTTATTTTCAATCACTATGGATTATACCAATTAACCGTTCAAATGAATTTTTTCCGAACTAGTAGTCGGCTGGTGCAAAGCGTGCTTACCGGCAGCATTCTATTGATGGCGGTGACCTTCCTATTTCGCACGTTAGAATTATCTCGGTGGATGGTATTTTTAGGTCTGTTATTTAACTTAATTGGCTTACATATTTCCCGATTCTTATTAAAAAAATATTTCTTATATTTACAGCAGCAATCTGGGCGAATCACCCGCATTCTGATTGTTGGAACCGGCAGTACCGCCCGATTCTTAGCTGAAAAATTAAAACAATCGCCGGTATATCAATTTCTTGGTTTCGTAGAAGAATCTAATTCAGGAAATAGTAATACAATACCGATGGATGAACCTATTCTCGGTTCAGTAGATACCCTTGAACAACTCACTTCACAGCATCAGGTTAATGAAGTGCTCATTGCAAGTTCAAAACTATCCCACGACCAGATACTCGATTTAATGCTAAAATGTGAACAGCAGAATATCCGATTCCGTTTTGTTCCGGACCTACTCGAAATTATCACCAATCGCGTCGTGGTAGATGAACTTGATGGATTCCCATTATTCACGGTGAAAGAAACCCCGTTAACCGGGTGGAATGTATTGGTTAAACGCGGGTTCGACATTGTTGGTTCCTTGCTTGGGCTCATAGTACTCGGGTGGCTCATGCTGATTATTGCGTATTTAATCAAACGGGATTCACCAGGTAAAGTCATTTATACCCAAGAACGAATTGGCGCTGATGGCAAACGGTTTTTAATTTATAAATTCCGAACTATGGTCGAGAACGCTGAAGCGGAAACTGGTCCTGTCTGGGCGAAACGAAACGACCCACGATGCACGAAAATCGGAAGTTTCCTACGAAAACATAATCTAGATGAACTACCGCAATTATTTAATGTATTGAAAGGGGAAATGAGTCTAGTCGGTCCCCGTCCGGAACGGCCTTATTTCGTTGACCAGTTTAAAAATCGGATCCCACGATATATGCTGCGGCATAAAGTTAAATCAGGGATGACCGGCTGGGCGCAAGTTAACGGATGGCGGGGTGATTCGTCTATTGAAGAGCGGACAAAATATGACCTGTATTACATCGAAAACTGGAGTATTTTGTTTGATATAAAAATCCTGTTTCTAACCTTATTTGCACGGAAAAACGCTTATTAA
- the accC gene encoding acetyl-CoA carboxylase biotin carboxylase subunit, which produces MFQKILIANRGEIALRIIRACRELGIRTVAVYSEADRDSLHVRFADESVCIGKAPSTQSYLNIPALISTAEITDAEAIHPGYGFLAENAHFAEICESCNIKFIGPPPEAIRAMGDKAQARRTVQNVGVPVVPGSDGPVKTLEEAKLVARKVGYPVIVKAAGGGGGRGMRIAHTDISLASALGTAQAEAEAAFGNPAVYIEKYIEEPRHIEFQILADHYGNVIHLGERDCTVQRRHQKLIEESPSVVLDSSLRKRMGDAAVLAAKSVNYANAGTIEFLVDKHKRFYFMEMNTRIQVEHPVTEMVTGIDIIKEMLRIAAGEKLGYNQRELSLRGHAIECRINAEDPARNFMPCPGKITAYHAPGGPGVRVDSHAYQEYIVPPHYDSLIAKLIVHGPNRDVAINRMLRALDEYIIEGIKTTIPFHRQVLTHQDFRRGRISTHFVEKLLNELD; this is translated from the coding sequence ATGTTTCAGAAAATTCTTATTGCCAATCGTGGTGAAATCGCATTACGGATAATCCGAGCATGTCGGGAGTTAGGTATTCGGACGGTTGCGGTATATTCCGAAGCTGACCGGGATAGTTTGCACGTTCGGTTTGCGGATGAAAGTGTCTGTATTGGGAAGGCGCCGAGTACCCAGAGTTATTTAAATATTCCTGCGTTAATCAGTACCGCTGAAATAACCGATGCGGAAGCGATTCATCCGGGGTATGGATTTTTAGCGGAAAATGCGCATTTTGCTGAAATTTGTGAGTCATGTAATATTAAGTTTATTGGGCCGCCGCCGGAAGCGATTCGCGCTATGGGAGATAAAGCGCAAGCGCGAAGAACGGTGCAGAATGTCGGGGTTCCAGTTGTTCCGGGGAGCGATGGTCCTGTGAAAACGTTGGAAGAAGCGAAATTAGTTGCGCGAAAAGTTGGATATCCAGTGATTGTGAAAGCAGCTGGTGGCGGTGGTGGTCGGGGAATGCGAATCGCTCACACGGATATCAGTCTCGCTTCAGCATTAGGAACTGCGCAAGCGGAAGCGGAAGCGGCGTTTGGTAACCCAGCCGTTTATATAGAGAAATATATTGAAGAGCCACGCCATATCGAATTCCAAATTTTAGCTGACCATTATGGCAATGTTATCCATCTTGGAGAACGCGATTGTACGGTACAACGACGACATCAGAAGTTAATTGAAGAATCGCCTTCAGTTGTGCTGGATAGTTCATTACGGAAACGGATGGGCGATGCGGCTGTTCTGGCAGCGAAATCCGTTAACTATGCTAATGCTGGAACAATTGAATTTCTCGTTGATAAACATAAGCGGTTCTATTTTATGGAAATGAATACCCGAATTCAGGTAGAACATCCGGTAACCGAAATGGTAACCGGTATCGATATTATCAAAGAAATGCTTCGGATAGCAGCGGGTGAAAAGCTCGGATATAACCAGCGCGAGTTATCGTTACGAGGGCATGCGATTGAATGTCGAATTAATGCGGAAGATCCGGCACGTAACTTTATGCCCTGTCCGGGGAAAATAACCGCATATCATGCTCCGGGGGGACCGGGGGTTCGTGTTGATAGTCATGCGTATCAGGAGTATATAGTTCCGCCACATTATGATTCATTAATCGCTAAACTGATTGTGCACGGCCCGAATCGCGATGTCGCGATTAACCGAATGCTCCGAGCGCTGGATGAATATATTATTGAAGGGATTAAAACAACCATACCATTTCATCGGCAGGTCTTAACGCATCAAGATTTTCGTCGGGGCAGGATTTCAACGCATTTCGTTGAAAAACTATTAAATGAACTCGATTAA
- the surE gene encoding 5'/3'-nucleotidase SurE, producing the protein MKPTILVTNDDGIHSPGLLALTRALRSIGEVYIIAPDREKSAAGHSVTFHHPLRAEKLNKRTIQIDGTPTDCVMYGVLHFLKRKPDLVASGINRGPNLGDDITYSGTVSAAIEGILHGIPSFAISVASFVKPQYAAAARFAKYIATLLLSKELPPDTLLNINVPNLPYTKIKGVEITRQGKRIYRDSIIEKVDPRGRMYYWIGGEEPTYKNEPGTDFYAIAQNKISITPVHLDLTNYAAIAILKQWEIKLK; encoded by the coding sequence ATGAAACCAACCATACTCGTTACCAATGATGATGGAATACATTCGCCAGGATTACTTGCTTTAACCCGGGCACTCCGTAGTATCGGTGAAGTGTATATTATCGCTCCGGATCGGGAAAAAAGCGCTGCAGGACATTCGGTGACATTCCATCATCCACTTCGGGCAGAAAAATTGAATAAACGAACGATCCAGATTGATGGAACCCCGACTGATTGTGTTATGTATGGCGTGTTACATTTTTTGAAACGCAAACCTGACCTCGTCGCTTCTGGAATCAATCGCGGACCTAATCTCGGCGATGATATTACCTATTCCGGCACCGTTTCCGCAGCGATTGAAGGTATCCTTCACGGGATACCATCGTTTGCAATTTCCGTCGCAAGTTTCGTTAAACCGCAATATGCAGCGGCTGCACGATTCGCAAAATATATTGCTACCTTATTATTATCCAAAGAACTTCCCCCTGATACGTTACTCAATATCAATGTCCCGAACCTACCGTACACGAAAATCAAGGGGGTTGAAATAACCCGGCAAGGGAAACGAATCTATCGGGATTCCATTATCGAAAAGGTTGACCCTCGGGGACGGATGTATTATTGGATTGGCGGTGAAGAACCGACCTATAAAAACGAACCGGGAACGGATTTCTATGCGATCGCCCAGAATAAAATTTCAATTACGCCAGTCCATCTCGATTTAACCAATTATGCGGCGATAGCGATCCTGAAACAATGGGAGATTAAGTTAAAATGA